One candidate division WOR-3 bacterium genomic window, CCTCAAGATCCTCAAGCTGAAGGTCAACGATCTTCAATAGGTCTTCCCTTGTGAGAGGTTTGAATATGATGATTTCATCTAGACGGTTATAGAGTTCTGGAGGGATTGCATTTTTTAACTCTTGAAGCAGGAACTCCTTTGTCTCTTCAAAGGTCTTATTGAAATCTTCCGTCTTGAAACCAAGCATTTTGTTTTTACTGAGACTTTTAGTTCCAATGTTGGATGTTAAAATGATTATAGAGTTCCTGAAACTTACCCTCCGTCCAAAGCTGTCTGTGAGGACTCCCTCTTCCATTATTTGTAAGAGGATGTGGAAGACTTCCGGGTCTGCTTTTTCAAATTCATCGAAAAGTATAACTGAATAGGGTTTTCTTCTCACTTTTTCAGTTAATTGGCCACCTTCTTCATACCCTACGTACCCTGGTGGTGCGCCGATCAACTTGCTAACATTGAACTTTTCCATGTATTCCGACATGTTGATCTCAATAACTGCATCCCTATCGTTGAATAGAAATTCGGCAAGAACCTTTGCGGTCTCTGTTTTTCCAACACCTGTAGGCCCAAGGAAGATAAAGGAACCAATTGGCCTTCTTGGATCCTTAATGCCTGCACGGGACCTTCTTATTGCCTTCGCAAGAGCAGAGATCGCCTCGTCCTGTCCGATAATCCTTTTCCGCATTTCTTCTTCCATTTTCAGCAACTTTTCCATCTCGCTTTCGGCAAGCCTTGTAACTGGTATTCCAGTCCAGAGGGAAATAATTTCAGCAATATGATCTTTGGTTACGAGCAGTGGTTCACCCCTGCTTCTTAATTTTCTTTTTCTCTCTGCGATTTGTTCCTTTAATCGGTCTTCCCTTTCTTTAAGGAGAGAGGCTGTTTCAAAATCCTGCTTTTCTTTTGCAAGTTCCTTTGCTCTTTTGACATTTTCTAAATCTTTTTTGAGTTCTTCAAGTACTTCATCGTTTTCCTGAGTTTTGAGCTTTACCTTAGCCCCTGCTTCGTCCAGTACGTCTATCGCTTTATCAGGAAGATAGCGATCGGTAATGTATCTATCTGATAGCTTCGCAGCCGCTTCTATTGCATCGTCTGTATATTTAACGCCGTGAAAGCTTTCGTATTTTTCTTTAAGACCATAAAGTATTTCAATGGTTTCTTCTACCGTTGGAGGATCGACGAATACAGGCTGGAATCTTCTTTCAAGGGCACCGTCTTTTTCTATGTATTTCCTATAGTCTTCAAGGGTAGTGGCCCCAATTATTTGAATTTGTCCCCTTGCAAGTGGAGGTTTTAAGATGTTTGATGCGTCAAGAGAACCTTCTGCTGCGCCGGCGCCGACCACGGTGTGAAGCTCATCAATGAAAAGTATTACATCTGGGGCTTCTTTAGCTTCGTCGACGATGGCTTTAAGCCTCTCCTCGAATTGGCCTCTGTATTTAGTACCTGCAACGATTGCGGTTAAATCTAACTGCAAGATTCTTTTGTCCAGGAGAGAGTCGGGAACCTGATCCTGTGCAATTCTTTGGGCAATTCCTTCAACAATGGCGGTTTTTCCAACCCCTGGTTCGCCGATCAAAACTGGATTATTCTTTTTCCTCCTTGCCAGAATTTGAAGAACCCTTTCAATCTCTCGTTCTCTTCCGATTACAGGGTCAAGCTTACCTTCCTTAGCCAATTTTGTTAAATCTGTTGAGAAGGTTTCAAGGTTTTTCAACTTACCGCTTTTTAGTCCTGTTCTTTCACCCTCTCTCGAACCCCTTAAGATTTTGTCGAGTATAACTTCGTAAGTGATATTGAAATCAATAACCAATATCCTGTAGGTAACGTCTTCTTCGATTCTTAGAATCCCCAGTAAGAGGTGCTCCGTTCCAATATATTGCTTGTGTAGCTTAAGCGCTTCGTCCTTTGCAAGTTCAAAGGCTTTGATACATTTTGCACTAAATTTTATTTCTTTTGCACTGATTGGGTGCTCTAAGAGAAGTCTTGGAGGTCTTAATCTATCGAGGGCTCGTTTGAAGCGCTCATAAGAAACACCTTCTTCTTCTAAAAAAGCATAGGCACTGCCATCCTGGATACTTAAAATCCCAAGGATTAAGTGTTCAAGATTAACGGTGGAACTAATGCCCTCTTTTGAAGCCTCTTCTTTGGCTCTTTCAACAACTTTCTTGAGGCTTGCGGTAAAATCATTATAATAGGGTAGATTCATAAAATTCAATTCACCTCCCCGAGCATCCCCTTAAGAAATTGTAGCTCTTCATTAACAGCTTGGGTCAGGGAGGATTTGGGGAATTTTTTGTTAAAGGCTTCAAGGGTTTCTTTCGATTTTTTAATGTCGCCTTTTAGATAATAGATCCTTGCCAGTTTGTAATAATAGTATGCTTTTAAAGGCTCCGTTGGGGCGCTTTTTTCAGCTTTTTGAATGTAATTTAAGGCTTTGCCAAAATTTTTCATATCTACATATATATCTGACAGATTTGCGTAAGTAAAAGTTCGAAGCAATTTATCCTCAATGGAGGAACCTAAAAATTTTCGGTAATATCCAAGAGCCTTTTGGTTGTCTCCCATCTTTTGGTAGTAAAGACCACTGTAATAGTATGCTCTCTGTCCCGCGGTTGTGGTTCTATATTTTGTAGTAAGTTCTTGGAGGAGTTGAGGCGCTTTTGTGGTATCTTGTTGGGTAATAGACACTATTGCCTGTAAGAGCACGAAATCAGCCTCAGTTGATATTCTCGGTTTAGTTGCATTTTTGTATAAAATAACGGCAATTACGACTGTAACAACGCCTCCAAGTCCATAAAGGCCATACCAGAAGTACTTAAATTTCGAAATTTTCTTGAAGAAAGCAATTATTGAAAGTATAGCATCTCTAACTGGGTCGTGCCTCAACTCCTCTTTGTGTACTTTTTTTATCTGTTTTGCCATTTTTAAAAACCTCCCAATTGTACTAAATTATAGTGGCATTTATTGGAAAAATCAAGGATTTATTCCACGCCTTCAAAGACCAAAGGTTCTTTCGCTGGTTTCTCGCTCTTTACAATGTAACAATTTTTTAAAAGTTGCAAAGCTTGATTAAATTTGTTTACATCGTTGTATTTAATTTCCATAACTGTCTCACCCGATTTAACTTCGTCACCAACTTTTTTGTGAAGGATTATACCAACCTTGTGATCGATTTCGTCGTCCTTTGTGCTTCTCCCTGCTCCAAGTATTGAGACCGCTACACCTACCTCGTAAGTATTGTAAGAATAAAGATATCCATCAGAATTTGCCTTTAACTCAAAGGAATAATTTGTCCTTGTGAATTCTTCAGAGTACATGTAATCAAGATCACCGCCTTGGTATTTTACAAGCTCCTCCCACTTTTTAAGTGCTTTTCCTGATTTCACTGCCTCATCTACTTTCTTGAGCGCCTCTTCTCTTGAGATTTCTTTTCCTGCAATAATTAACATCTCAGCTGCCAAGGTGTAAGTGAGTTCCCTTACATCTTCTGGACCTTTTCCCTTAAGAATCTCGATAGTTTCTTCAACCTCCAATGCGTTTCCTATTTTATAGCCAAGAGGCTGGTTCATATTGGTGATAAAGGCTTTTACCTTTTTACCCATTCCTTTACCGATTTCTACCATAGTTTGGGCTAATTTTTTAGCGTCCTCGTATTTTGCCATAAAGGCGCCGTTACCTGTTTTTACATCTAAGACAAGGCCGTCAATACCTTCGGCCAGTTTTTTAGACATTATGCTTGCAGAAATAAGTGGAATACTTTCTACGGTAGCGGTCACATCCCTGAGCGCGTAAAGTTTTTTGTCGGCAGGGCAGAGGTTTTCGGTCTGGCCTGCCATTACAACACCTATGTCAAGGAGTTGCTTTTTAAATTTCTCAGGCGAAATTGCGGTTGTCAGACCTTTGATTGATTCGAGTTTGTCAAGGGTACCGCCGGTGTGTCCCAGGGCCCTTCCTGAAATCATCGGAACGAAGATTCCAAGAGAAGCAACTATGGGAGCAAGGGGGAGAGAAATTTTGTCTCCGACACCACCCGTTGAATGTTTGTCTACTTTGGGACCTGGAATATCTGTAAGATCGAGAACTTCCCCTGATTTCATCATATATTCCGTGAGTGCGACGGTCTCATCAGAAGTCATGCCTCTAAAGTAAATAGCCATAAGGAGTGCAGAGGCTTGATAATCCGGAATTTCCCCTTTGGTATAGTTTTCCACAAAAAAGGCAATTTCTTCCCTTGATAAAATACCGCCATCCCTCTTTTTCTTTATTATGTCAACCATTCTCATCCTTCTGCCTCCTGGTTCTTCCAAAAGTATAAATTAAAGCAGTGTAGATAAAAAGCAAAATGAGAAAAAGAGAGCTGGATTGCGAGGGCAAAACTGTAAAATGGATTTTGGCTTTGTATTGTTTTTTATCCTTATAATTGAGCTTGCTGTGCAAAACAAAGGTGGTATCGTAAATAACTTTTTCCATAACCTTTGCTGTTACTTTGATTGTATCAACTTCCTTTTCAGGCAGGATTTTAAGGTAGCCCTGAATGAGACTTGAAGTTGGCATTTTCTTGCCATTTCTCGAAGCTTCAACCAAAAGATATTCGGGTAGATGGGGTGGTTCACATAACAAATAGTTATCTTGGTTTAAACTGATTATTTTAAATTTTGGGTAAGAGATGTTCTCGATAATTACGTTTAAGATAGAGTCCGTAATTTCAGGGCTTTTCAAGGAGAGCTCAAAAAGGTTTTCGAGGTTAAAGCAAAAGTTTCCATCGGCTCCGAGGAAGAAAAGAGGAATTTTGTTGGGCTCTATCCATATAATGGTGTCTTTGACCTCTCTCTGTACTGGTGAAAGGAAGATGTTTTCTGCCCTTAATTTGAACCTGTCGGAGACTATAAAGGCGTTGTTTAGTTTTACAGTATTTTCGGAACGATCAATAAGGCATACCGGAAACTTTACCCTTCTGTAAAGGATTTGCTTTTCTGTGTTATCAATAATTAAGGCATTGAAGCTGGTGAAATCTGGATTTTTCTCCTTGACTAAGCTGTTTTCCTTTAGGGTTATCCAGTCGTTATTGACTGTTACAAAAGGCTGAGTTATCAAGTCTCCTCTTTTAGTTCCATGAGAATTTATTACTTTGAAGAGCGGGTTAAATTGTGGGGTAAATACTGCAATTCTTGTTTTTTCCTGAAGTTTATAAATCTGGATGGCTTTTGAACTATGTTCTTTACCTTTGTAGATAGATAAATTGAACTCGTTGATGCCTGAACTTAATGGAAGTTCAAGGGAGGATGCATTGTAAACCGTTTGGGAGTAATCCTTTCCTTCGACCTTTAGTGAGTCAAAGTTGCCTGATAACCTTATCTTTGCGCGGTAAAATGCAGTTACCGGTTCGAAGTCGATATTGATCTCTCCCTTTGTTAGAGGCATTTTTTTGATTATTATGCTGGGAAAGGGCAGATTCAAAAGAAGGTAAATGTAAAGCAGGATTAAGATTAAGCGTTCTATCACTTAATAATTTTAGAATGGTTCTTGCGTTTTAGGAAGTCAGGATTTTGAAAAGGTGAATTAAAAAGGCCCGATAGCCCGACAACTTTTAGCATTTTTTGGCTCGCTTTTACGCTAAATGCGTCTCAATCCCTTGAAAATTCGAAAGAAATTCTTTATATCTATTATACTCAATGACTTAGCAAGGTTAGGGAGGTATTATGAGGGTTTTAGGAATTCTAGGATCACCGCATAAAACGGGTGGTTCTGCCCAGCTTTTGATTGCAGCCCTGAAAGGCGCCTCAAGACTGGGTGCCGAAACAGAGCTTGTAAGTGTGTATGATGGTGAGATAAAACCCTGTGTAGGGTGTATAAAAGACGAGGAACCCTACTGTAAGTTCCCCTGTATTTTTGATGATTATGGAAAAGTAATCTTGCAGAAGATCTACGAGGCAGATGGAATCATTTTCTCAACACCAATTTACTGGTTCGCTCCCTCTGGTCAAATGAAGAACCTCATTGACCGGATGACTTCCATGGAAAATATGGTAGCATATGGACAGCCCAGTTATCTTGAGGGGAAAGTGGCAGCTGCCATAGCAGTTGGCGCGGATGATGGTGGTTCCTGGGCTACGGGTTATCTTGTCGCCACTCTAACTTCAATGGGGTGCATCATTCCACCCTGGGGATTAGCATATTCCCACAGAAGAGAGAAGGCCATCTTTGACGACAAGGCTTTGATGGACGCAATCAATATAGGCCTTCTTACCGCTAAGACCATAGCGCGGCTGAATGGCGAAAGAGTTGATCTCCTTTTTGTAGATGACAAGAAGATGCTTCAGGAAATAAGAAAAGAGATTATTGAGGAACTCGGCATTCCGGTGGAAGAGGGACAGAGTTATCTTTTAACGGAGAAAAAGTAGATAAGGTTCCCATCAGAAGGTCTACTCAGACATTTTGAACATTGTGGAAGTTTCTGAAAGGAAAGTTTGTTTTTTTTCTCTTGCTCACCTATTTGCCCTTTACAATTTGAACATTAACCAGAAGGTGAAACATAGAGGTATTAGCGAAAATATGGGAAAAGATAAAAAAAGTAAGGCGGTGTTGGTTGCAGTTTTAATATTGCTGGCCATCGGCTATTTTATACGAGAAAGGTTTCCAGATGCGGCAGGTTTCATGTGTCAAGTAGCAGGATCATTATTAGGATTGTGGATATTTTTTAAATTGATAGACCTTTACCCTTAAGAGAGAGCAATAGCTTAAGATTTTTCAAAAATTTGGGAAAACGCTAAGGCATAGGTGGTATAGTATCTCGTTAATAGGACCAATTCTTGTATTTGAGTTTGTTATTAGATTAATATGATTTTTAACCCGCAGGCTTGTCCTCCCGGTAACTGAGGGAGTTTTAAGAATTGATTGCAGGGCTCTTAGCTCCTTTTAAAATACATTCTCCATTCTTTTCTAAACTTCGCAATTCTCTTTTCCGGCGGGATGTACTTCAATCCAAGATGCGAAAAGATTTCTTTTTCTTTGTTTGTAATCAGTTTTCCCGTTTCTCTATCATAGAGACCATACTGGCTTAAAAGATAACCCTTATTTTTGGCGATCGATCTCATCCATACGTTAAATTCTCCAGAACCAGTTAGATAGAGGGCAAAACTTTCCCAGCTCTCTTTGTATTCATCGGGAATACAGTAGAATTCTATTCGAGAGTAAAAGTCGAAATCTTTAAGCAGATTTTTTGCCCTTTTGCAGTCCTTTTCATGAAGAAGCAAGTCCAAATCACCTATTGTCTCTTCTTTTCTTATGAAAGAACCATAGATTTCGTGGGTGATGCCATATTTACTAAGAATTTCTTTAATTTTTTCAACTATCTTCCGTGCCTCTTCGTACGATATCCTTTCTTTAACCTTTGCCATCTCATGGGTTGAGTATCTTAATTACCTTGTTTACTCCACTTCCAGACGAGGCCTTGACGAAGTAAATGCCTTTCTTTAAAAGGCTTAATGGTGTAGGGACATTAGATTTTGCTTTTGTCTTCAGCACCAATTTGCCCATTACATTGTAGGCTTCAACGCTGTAATCTTCTTGCTTGCTCGAGTTTATGGTGAGAAGGCCTTCCTTTATGTCCCATTTCATTTTGAATCCTGCAATATTTTCTGGCACTCCTTGACTTTTATTAACATCCATCCACAAAATGGTGCTATCTAAGACAGGTAGATAAGGCGGGGTCGAAAGATAGTGCCAGAAATCTTGGTGCCAAACGGCGCACATGGAACTTTTTGATGGTGAGTATTTCATTAGAGGCCTGTAAAAATTCCTGAGGGCGCTATGGTAAGTTGAGACGAGTGGAAAGTCGGCAAAATTGGCGGTGTCAGAAATTTGCATTTCTTCGGAAATTAACGGTTCTGTATTTCCCGCTGGAAATTTAAATATTCTATGGAATATTTTGCCGTTTATTACGTAAAGGTGTGGGAAGTAAGAAGTATCCTGGATTGTAAATCCTTCGACATAAAAATGGGATAATCCAATGCCTCTTACAGGTCCTTGCCAGGAGCTGCCACTGGTCGCGCTATACTCGTAGAGAAAGGAATCAGGGTAATCTATGCGATTTGCGAAATCTATAACATAGTTAGAAGTAGCTGCAAAGGAGGGAAGCTGGGCATCTACTAAGGAGAAGGGATAGTGCTCGCTGTAGGGGCCATTGTTTGTGTAAGTAACTATGTGAGGGTAAAAAGTGTTTGGATCGCTTTGTGGCACATATAAGAAGTAAAAGTGATAAAGGGAAATTCCAGGGAATGAATTAAATCCTATGTCCATTGGGTAAGTTGGAGTAAAGGATACCATATACCACCTTTGATGTGAACCGGCAGTCATGTTTACTTTATCTATTTTTACAGAATCGTCACCGTTTGAACCAGGATAAGAGAATACCAAAAAGCCATATGTAGTGTCATTTTCCCGATATATGTCTGTTTTAACCGATCTTATCACATGGAATGGACCTTCAATTTGTTCACTCCTTCCCTGGTGGATATTTTGAACAGATAAAACGATGAGATTTATATAGCCTGAATCCCCCGAGACCACTAAGTAGATTGAGTCCTGGTAAGTAAATATATCGAGTCCGGTGATATGTCCAGGCACCCCCGTGCAAAATTGAGCATCGGCCCAGTCGGTATTAACATATTTTAACACGTAGATTGATGAGATATCAGATTGGTTGTAAATTCCTAAGGCAAGAAAGGAAGTTGAATCATCATACATGCAAAGGTTGTATGCCTCGAGATAGTCGCCATTTTCGGCACGAGTGACAGTGATTGCCTGATTTAACGAGAACAACATTAACAATAGCAACATTTTAACCTCCTTGTATTGGGAAATTTTAATTCTATTTGAAGTCGCAGTCAATAGTTTTTGGTCAATGTCTGTGTTTTAACGGTTATCCTTGTTTTTTCGTTTAAAATTTTTGCATGTTCTTTCAGGATTTAATTCCAGTTAGAGTCATTAAAAGGGAGAAAAGATTCAGGCTTTATGTCGAAGTTAACGGAAATCTGGAATTGGCGTACTTGCCAAATTCCGGTAGGCTTGGAGAACTTATTTACCCGGGAGCAGAGGTTTATGTTGCTTCTAAGGGCAATGCTAACAGAAAAACGAAGTACGAGGCAGTTCTTGCAAAGTATGGTAACATTTTCGTTTCTATAAATGCCCACCTTGCCAACGATCTGTTCTTGGAAAATATCGAAAAAATGCCCTTTACTGCAAAAGAGATCAAGCGTGAGTTTACTTTTCTTGATTCACGTTTCGACTTTCTTATCAATAATGAAATTCTAATTGAAGTTAAATCTTGCACTTTGGTCAAAAATTCGGTAGGTTTATTCCCCGATGCACCGACAATAAGGGGTGCCAAGCATTTGAAGACCCTTCTGCAATGGCCTGGTAAAAAGGGGCTTGTTTTTGTGATTCAGCGAGAAGATGCAAAGTATATGTCAGCTAACTTTGAAATGGATGAAGACTTTGGCAGGAATTATCTCGATGTTCTTAAAAAGGCGGACTATATATTGGCCTTTACTACGAAGGTCTCCCCTGAAGGCATCTTCTTCAAAGAGTTTGTTCCGATTTTAGGAGTGTAAAATATATCATTATGAGAGTGCTAAATGTAAATTATGAAAAGTGTACAGGATGCAGGCTTTGTGAAATGGCCTGCAGTTTAGGCCATTTCACACTCTTCAGCTACTGGTTCTCCAGGATTAGAGTCTTAAAGGGCAAGACTTTTTTCCACTTCTACCCTCAATTTTGCACCCAGTGTGGCGATGCCTATTGTGTAAGGGCCTGTCCAACAGGCGCTTTAGAGAAAAAATTCAATCTCGTTCATTACGACAGGAATAAATGTATCCTGTGTCGACAGTGCACCTTTGCCTGTCCCTGGGGGCTTATTTATCCAGACCCTGAAATGCAATTTATTATAAAGTGTGATTTATGCGGAGGCGATCCCGAATGTGTAAAGGTTTGTTTGCAGGATGCCATTACCTTTGTCGATGTTGAAGAAGGTGCCGATATAAAGCAATTTTCAAATGTAAATAAGATGGAAGGTGGAAGATGAGTTTCAGAATTTTGAGGGTGAATTTATCTAATAGAACTTTCTATGTTGAGGAGTTGAGTGAAGAGGTCTTTAAGAAGTTTCTCCTTGGTAGGGGAATAGGTGATTACATTCTTTACAAGGAAGTGAATCCTGCTATAGATCCATATTCGTCTGAGAACAAACTGGTTTTTGCTACGGGTCCCTTCTCTGGTACAACGGTTCCTGGAGCAGCAAGACTTTCAGCGGTAACCAAGAGTCCATTGACAGGCACTATAACCAGTACCAATGCGGGCGGACACTTTGGGATGGAGATGGCTTTAGATGATTACCATGTAATCATAATTGAGGGAGCCTCTGATTCTCCTGTTTACCTTTTTGTTAAAGGTGATGAAGTGATATTTGGAGATGCTTCTAAATTGTGGGGAAAGACCACATCGGAGTCGGATACCTTACTGAAAAAACTTACCCATCCTAAGAGTAAGACCCTTGTTATCGGTCCCGCAGGGGAGAACTTGTCTCCTATTGCTGGAATATTCGTGGATGGTCACAGAGCCCTTGGAAGAGGCGGTGCCGGTGGGGTGATGGGCAGTAAAAAGCTAAAGGGTATTGCGATTCTTGGTAAGTCGAAAATTGGATTTAAAGGAAACCCGCAGAAATATAAGGATTTAATTAATAAACTTTACGGTTACTTAAGACAATCAGAGGGTCTTATACGTTTTAAAGCCTTTGGAACCACAGGGAATGTGAGGACAATAAACCTTGCGGGATCTTTTCCTACAAGGAATTTCAGGAATTCTTACCTCGAAGGTTACGAAAATATAAATGGAACTGAAGTAAACAGGCTATATTTGGTGAAAGCAGGTGCCTGTGCCCAATGTCCTGTAAGTTGCAATAGGATAACCAAGGTTGAATATGATGGTAAAGTGTATTTGGTAAGTGGACCGGAATATGAGACCCTATGGTCTTTCGGAGGTGCTACAGGCGTAACGGATTTAAAGTATGTAATTTTGGCCCACCACCTTGCCAACGAGTACGGTTTCGATGGTATTTCCCTTGGTTCAACGATTGCCTGTATAATGGATCTTTACGAGGATGGTCATGTAAAAGATTTGCCTTTCGAGGCTAAGTTCGGAGATGGTGAAGCAATGGTGAAACTCATAGAGCTTGCAGGTAAGAATGAGGGCATAGGCGCGTTAATAAAAGAGGGTTCATTAAAATTAGCGTCCCATTTTGGACATCCGGAGTATTCGATGAGTGTAAAGGGGCAGGAGATTCCCGCTTACGATCCAAGAGGCATCAAGGGAATGGGTATCGGGTATGCTACTTCGACCCGTGGCGCCTGCCATTTGAGAGGGTTCAACACCTCACAAGAGGTTTACAATGCCCCCGACCCAGAGTATAGATTGAAATATACCGACGAAAAGGTAGATTTCCTCATACATAATCAAAATATGAGAGCATTACAAGATTCTCTTGGTGTTTGTGCCTTTGTAGGAGGATATTACGAACTGGAGGACTATAGTACTTTAATTGAATCTCTCTGGGGTATATCGATAGGTCCAGAGGATCTCTACAGGGCAGGGGAAAGGGTGTGGAACATTGAGAATCTTTATAACAGGAAAGCCGGCATTTCAAGAGTACACGATACTTTGCCTGAAAGGATCTTTAGCCTCCCTGTAAAAAGTGGACCTTCTTCTGGTGAAGCCTATGATAAGTCAGAGTTTGAGAGGCTACTCAACCTCTACTACGAGAAGAGGGGTTGGAACCAAGAGGGGTGGCCTGAGTTCAATAAGTTAAGGGAACTTGGGATTGAATGATTTTGTATTAATTGGCTCTGGCCCTGCGTCCATTAATTGCGCATTGACTTTAAGGAAATTAAAGCCCGAATCTAAAATTAAAGTAATTACAGAGGCCCCTTTTATCTTTGCAAAAATGGCGGCACCTTCTGCTTTGAGAAAAGAGATAGAGCCTTCTAATTTGATTAAAACTCCACTTGAGGGAATTGAATTTGAGTTTAATCAGAGAATCGAAGGTGTTGACGTTGAAAGAGGGGTGGTTTTTTCTTCAAGTAAGGAATGGAAATATGGCAAACTGTTTATCGGGACAGGTTCCCGCCACCGGACTGTCTCTTTTGAGAACGCTTTTTATCCTGGTGACTTCAATTCAATGCTGAGATTAAGAGAATTGATCTTAAGTGGGAAGGTTAAAACTGCAGTTATATATGGCTTTGGAATGGTGACCTTGGAACTTTTGGATATTCTTTTTTCCTATGGCATAGAAACTACAGTTGTTTCATCTTCATGGTATCCATTAAGTACCTTGGTTTACAATGAATTGGGGAGCAAGCTGTCAAGCTATTTTGAAAGATTTGCCAAACTTATTTTTGAAAATGATATAAAATCTTACGATGAGAACTACGTTTATATGAAGGATGGAAGCCACATTCCTTGCGATGCCTTGATTGTGGCAAAGGGTACTGTTGCAAGTCCTATTATTTCGGATCTTGAAATAAATGAATTTATGGAAACCCAGTATGAAGGAATCTTTTCAGGTGGTGACGCGGTGAAGGTTAAAGATAGCTTTACGGGGGAGTTTAAATACATACACCTGAACTCAGTTGCGTGGAAAACAGGTCATTACGCTGGTCTGAATATGGCAGGTTTAAAAGTCCCATTCCCTGGCGATATCTTTTTCTCGCTAACAAAGACTAAAAATTTCAGTGTTGCAGTATTAGGCGAGCTCAAAAGTTTTGAGAATGTTGAGATAATGGAGCAGGGTGATTCGCTTCTTTGTAGAACCTATAGAAAGGGAAAGGCAATAGGACTTTTCGCTCTAAATTGGGAAGTTGATTTTTCGAATTTTTCACAATTTTGGGTTAATACATTCATATAAATTGACGGCTCTTATCATTTCCAATTGTTCGCATTGTGTACCTTATAATTGTTAGCAACACGAACAAAGGGAGGACTTATGCTTATTTTAGCTGCTATTCTTGCGTCTATTACTTTCAAAGTTCCCGTAGTTAAGGATGATATTAAACTGGATGGCTTTCTTGAACCTTTGTGGGATTCTGCTCTGGTGTTTAGCAAATTCAGTGTTTTTGAACCATCGGATAGAGAAATACCATCTTTTAGAACGACTCTCTATGTTTTACAATCAGATAACTCCCTTTACTTCGCCTTTAAGTGTGAGCAAGATCAGATCAGAAGTTTAGTGGGACTTAGGGACAAAGGAGAGGGTGACTACGTTGGGATATATCTTGATACCTTTGGAAAAGGTAGCAGCGTCTATTTCTTCGGTGTTAATACGGCAGGTGTTCAGACAGATCGTATTATTACCGGTGGAGGTAAGGTTGAAGATGACAGCTGGGACGGTGTATGGTTATCTGCAACACGGGTTTCCGATGGTTCATATGTTGTTGAAATGAAGATTCCTTTTAAGACTCTACAGTATGATATTAAAAACCCCGTT contains:
- the sfsA gene encoding DNA/RNA nuclease SfsA, encoding MFFQDLIPVRVIKREKRFRLYVEVNGNLELAYLPNSGRLGELIYPGAEVYVASKGNANRKTKYEAVLAKYGNIFVSINAHLANDLFLENIEKMPFTAKEIKREFTFLDSRFDFLINNEILIEVKSCTLVKNSVGLFPDAPTIRGAKHLKTLLQWPGKKGLVFVIQREDAKYMSANFEMDEDFGRNYLDVLKKADYILAFTTKVSPEGIFFKEFVPILGV
- a CDS encoding 4Fe-4S dicluster domain-containing protein encodes the protein MRVLNVNYEKCTGCRLCEMACSLGHFTLFSYWFSRIRVLKGKTFFHFYPQFCTQCGDAYCVRACPTGALEKKFNLVHYDRNKCILCRQCTFACPWGLIYPDPEMQFIIKCDLCGGDPECVKVCLQDAITFVDVEEGADIKQFSNVNKMEGGR
- a CDS encoding aldehyde ferredoxin oxidoreductase family protein, which codes for MSFRILRVNLSNRTFYVEELSEEVFKKFLLGRGIGDYILYKEVNPAIDPYSSENKLVFATGPFSGTTVPGAARLSAVTKSPLTGTITSTNAGGHFGMEMALDDYHVIIIEGASDSPVYLFVKGDEVIFGDASKLWGKTTSESDTLLKKLTHPKSKTLVIGPAGENLSPIAGIFVDGHRALGRGGAGGVMGSKKLKGIAILGKSKIGFKGNPQKYKDLINKLYGYLRQSEGLIRFKAFGTTGNVRTINLAGSFPTRNFRNSYLEGYENINGTEVNRLYLVKAGACAQCPVSCNRITKVEYDGKVYLVSGPEYETLWSFGGATGVTDLKYVILAHHLANEYGFDGISLGSTIACIMDLYEDGHVKDLPFEAKFGDGEAMVKLIELAGKNEGIGALIKEGSLKLASHFGHPEYSMSVKGQEIPAYDPRGIKGMGIGYATSTRGACHLRGFNTSQEVYNAPDPEYRLKYTDEKVDFLIHNQNMRALQDSLGVCAFVGGYYELEDYSTLIESLWGISIGPEDLYRAGERVWNIENLYNRKAGISRVHDTLPERIFSLPVKSGPSSGEAYDKSEFERLLNLYYEKRGWNQEGWPEFNKLRELGIE
- a CDS encoding FAD/NAD(P)-binding oxidoreductase codes for the protein MNDFVLIGSGPASINCALTLRKLKPESKIKVITEAPFIFAKMAAPSALRKEIEPSNLIKTPLEGIEFEFNQRIEGVDVERGVVFSSSKEWKYGKLFIGTGSRHRTVSFENAFYPGDFNSMLRLRELILSGKVKTAVIYGFGMVTLELLDILFSYGIETTVVSSSWYPLSTLVYNELGSKLSSYFERFAKLIFENDIKSYDENYVYMKDGSHIPCDALIVAKGTVASPIISDLEINEFMETQYEGIFSGGDAVKVKDSFTGEFKYIHLNSVAWKTGHYAGLNMAGLKVPFPGDIFFSLTKTKNFSVAVLGELKSFENVEIMEQGDSLLCRTYRKGKAIGLFALNWEVDFSNFSQFWVNTFI